In Nocardioides marinus, one DNA window encodes the following:
- a CDS encoding PPOX class F420-dependent oxidoreductase, translated as MGNLATTRRVDLTDLLHFVRPLHHMTLVTFRRDGRPQLSPVTGGVDGDGKIVVSTYPDRAKAVNLRRDPRCSVLVHGQEWDDAYVQVDGEAAVLDMPSQAAEDGLVEYFRCISGEHPDWEEYRAAMRRQGKSLLRITPTSWGPIATGGFPPDRAPQG; from the coding sequence ATGGGGAACCTCGCCACGACCCGACGTGTGGACCTGACCGACCTGCTGCACTTCGTGCGGCCGCTGCACCACATGACGCTGGTGACGTTCCGCCGCGACGGGCGGCCGCAGCTCTCGCCGGTCACCGGCGGCGTGGACGGTGACGGGAAGATCGTGGTCTCGACCTACCCCGACCGCGCCAAGGCCGTGAACCTGCGCCGCGACCCGCGCTGCTCGGTCCTGGTGCACGGGCAGGAGTGGGACGACGCCTACGTGCAGGTCGACGGCGAGGCGGCCGTGCTCGACATGCCGTCGCAGGCGGCCGAGGACGGGCTGGTGGAGTACTTCCGCTGCATCTCCGGGGAGCACCCGGACTGGGAGGAGTACCGCGCCGCCATGCGCCGCCAGGGCAAGTCGCTGCTGCGGATCACCCCCACCTCCTGGGGTCCCATCGCCACCGGCGGCTTCCCGCCGGACCGCGCGCCGCAGGGCTGA